From a region of the Phycisphaerales bacterium AB-hyl4 genome:
- the lpdA gene encoding dihydrolipoyl dehydrogenase, with the protein MSEHDLIVIGAGPGGYVAAIRAAQLGLNVACVDDNAEPGGTCLRVGCIPSKAMLESSERYDEAQHHLADHGVTVGSVKLDLPTMLKRKDKVVQSLTRGVKSLFKKNKVTHYQGRARLNKDRAVIVTDDKGNEQTHAAKHIIIATGSTPATLPGIDLSDKRVDTSTDALSYDKVPKKLAVIGAGYIGLELGAVWRRLGSEVTMIEYLDRILPGMDSEMATLAHKLFKKQGLNFRLGAKVTGAKSKGKGAVVELEGGETIEADRVLVAVGRKPNTEGLGLDEAGVELDERGRIKIDSDFKTSVANVYAVGDVVAGAMLAHKAEDEGVACVEKIVLGRGHVDYNAIPAVVYTHPEIASVGRTEEQLKQQGVAYRKGTFPFMANGRARSLEQTDGMVKILADEKTDRVLGVHILGPRAGDLIAECATAMTFGASSEDLVMACHAHPTLAEAVREAAMAVDDRAIHI; encoded by the coding sequence ATGAGCGAACACGATCTGATCGTCATCGGGGCCGGGCCGGGCGGCTATGTCGCAGCGATTCGCGCTGCACAACTTGGGCTCAACGTCGCCTGCGTCGACGACAACGCCGAGCCGGGCGGCACTTGCCTTCGCGTCGGATGCATCCCGAGCAAGGCCATGCTCGAGTCGTCCGAACGCTACGACGAAGCCCAACACCACCTCGCCGACCACGGCGTGACCGTCGGCAGCGTCAAGCTCGACCTGCCCACCATGCTCAAACGCAAGGACAAGGTGGTCCAGTCGCTGACGCGCGGCGTGAAAAGCCTCTTCAAAAAGAACAAGGTCACCCACTATCAGGGCCGTGCCCGACTCAACAAAGACCGCGCCGTCATCGTCACCGACGACAAAGGCAACGAGCAGACCCACGCTGCCAAGCACATCATCATCGCCACCGGCTCAACGCCTGCGACCCTGCCGGGCATCGACCTCAGCGACAAGCGGGTCGACACGAGCACAGACGCGCTCAGCTATGACAAAGTGCCCAAAAAGCTCGCGGTTATCGGCGCGGGTTACATCGGCCTGGAGCTTGGCGCGGTCTGGCGGCGCCTCGGTTCCGAAGTAACGATGATCGAATACCTCGACCGCATCCTGCCCGGCATGGATAGCGAGATGGCGACTCTCGCCCACAAGCTGTTCAAGAAGCAGGGGCTGAACTTTCGGCTGGGCGCGAAAGTCACCGGCGCGAAGAGCAAGGGCAAGGGCGCGGTGGTCGAACTGGAAGGCGGCGAGACGATTGAAGCCGACCGCGTGCTGGTCGCCGTCGGCCGCAAGCCTAACACCGAAGGCCTGGGCCTCGACGAAGCGGGGGTTGAGCTGGACGAGCGCGGGCGGATCAAGATCGACAGCGACTTCAAGACCAGCGTTGCCAACGTGTACGCGGTAGGCGACGTCGTCGCCGGGGCGATGCTCGCACACAAAGCCGAGGACGAAGGCGTCGCGTGTGTGGAGAAGATCGTGCTCGGCCGGGGGCATGTCGACTACAACGCCATCCCCGCCGTGGTCTACACGCATCCGGAGATCGCTTCGGTCGGCCGAACGGAAGAGCAACTCAAGCAACAGGGGGTCGCGTACCGCAAGGGCACGTTCCCGTTCATGGCCAACGGCCGGGCGCGCTCGCTGGAGCAGACCGACGGCATGGTGAAGATTCTCGCGGACGAAAAGACCGACCGCGTGCTGGGCGTGCACATCCTCGGCCCGCGGGCAGGCGACCTGATCGCCGAGTGCGCCACTGCGATGACGTTCGGCGCATCGTCGGAAGATCTGGTCATGGCCTGCCACGCACACCCGACGCTCGCCGAGGCGGTGCGCGAGGCGGCGATGGCGGTCGACGATCGTGCGATCCACATTTGA
- the odhB gene encoding 2-oxoglutarate dehydrogenase complex dihydrolipoyllysine-residue succinyltransferase, whose translation MAVELKVPEAGESVTEVELGTWHKKEGEQVAKDELIVEIETDKVTQELVAPADGTLTKVLKKTGETARVGEVVAHFEEGDAPAASKSESQKEPVKGEAKAQSKDESKSDEAKSPAPSAADSEPRIMPAAQRMMEEHAVRAADIEPTGPGGRILKEDVQRHLETASTSSTPSRSEAPRSSGSAPSTASQPAGDRQEEAVPMSPLRRRIAERLVQAQQNAAMLTTFNEVDMSGIMNLRNQYKDSFEKRYGIKLGFMSFFVKACIDALKQFPAVNAEIRDRDIVYKNYYDIGIAVSTEKGLVVPVVRNTERLSFAEIEQTIADFGKRARDGKIKIEELQGGTFTITNGGVFGSLMSTPILNPPQSGVLGMHTIQQRPIAVDGKVEIRPMMYIALTYDHRVIDGREAVSFLKRIKDACEDPNRMLMEV comes from the coding sequence ATGGCCGTGGAATTGAAAGTCCCTGAAGCGGGTGAGTCGGTGACCGAGGTTGAACTTGGCACGTGGCATAAAAAGGAAGGCGAGCAGGTCGCGAAAGACGAGCTGATCGTCGAAATCGAAACCGACAAGGTGACGCAGGAACTCGTCGCGCCCGCCGACGGCACGCTGACCAAGGTGCTCAAGAAGACCGGCGAAACCGCTCGCGTGGGCGAAGTGGTCGCCCACTTCGAGGAAGGCGACGCCCCCGCCGCGTCGAAGTCCGAGTCGCAGAAAGAGCCCGTCAAGGGGGAGGCGAAGGCCCAATCGAAGGACGAGTCGAAGTCAGACGAAGCCAAGTCGCCCGCGCCCTCGGCAGCCGACAGCGAGCCGCGCATCATGCCCGCCGCCCAGCGGATGATGGAGGAGCACGCCGTTCGCGCTGCCGACATTGAGCCCACCGGCCCCGGCGGTCGCATCCTCAAGGAAGACGTCCAACGTCACCTCGAAACCGCCTCGACCTCATCCACCCCAAGCCGGAGCGAAGCGCCGCGCAGCTCCGGATCCGCCCCCTCGACCGCCTCGCAACCGGCTGGCGACCGTCAGGAAGAAGCCGTGCCCATGAGCCCGCTTCGCCGACGCATTGCCGAACGGCTCGTCCAGGCGCAGCAGAACGCCGCCATGCTCACCACCTTCAACGAGGTGGACATGTCGGGCATCATGAACCTGCGCAATCAATACAAAGACAGCTTCGAAAAACGCTACGGCATCAAGCTCGGGTTCATGAGCTTTTTCGTCAAGGCCTGCATCGACGCGCTCAAGCAGTTCCCCGCGGTCAACGCGGAAATCCGCGATCGTGACATCGTCTATAAAAACTATTACGACATCGGCATCGCGGTCAGCACGGAGAAAGGCCTCGTCGTGCCCGTCGTGCGGAACACCGAGCGTTTGAGCTTCGCCGAGATCGAGCAGACCATCGCCGACTTCGGCAAGCGGGCCCGCGATGGCAAGATCAAGATCGAAGAACTGCAAGGCGGCACGTTCACCATCACCAACGGCGGCGTGTTCGGCTCGCTGATGTCGACGCCCATCCTCAACCCGCCTCAGTCCGGCGTGCTGGGCATGCACACCATTCAGCAACGCCCCATCGCGGTTGACGGCAAGGTCGAGATTCGGCCGATGATGTACATCGCGCTGACGTACGACCACCGCGTGATCGACGGCCGCGAAGCAGTGAGCTTCCTCAAACGCATCAAGGACGCCTGCGAAGACCCCAACCGCATGCTGATGGAAGTGTGA
- a CDS encoding 2-oxoglutarate dehydrogenase E1 component has product MDQTDLPWPDSTNLAYVEQLYGRYVQDPDSLDPTWREYFDRWAREDVPTRSNGLGPSFQARSIFNPASQATNGNGSGSGNGQHHHGNGHPAVSPSAITSQPALNRELERQAMSLSSLQDRVDQLIRNYRVRGHIVAQLDPLGTKREDPSELDPGTYGFTDADMDRPFHTATMPGPNIRTLRQIIEQLRNTYCRNIGAQFMHIDNLGVRQWLQDRMEADENKVDLSRKEQIRILTRLTDAVIFEQFIQKKFTGAKSFSLEGAESLIPLLDLSLEKAGDQGVREVVIGMAHRGRLNVLANIIGKGPQQIFREFEDVDPDRYIGRGDVKYHLGYSGDWRTRHGQNIHLSLCFNPSHLEFVNPVALGRMRAKQDRTGEATRGEKGMVVLIHGDAAFAGEGIIQETLNLSNLPGYTIGGTLHIVVNNQIGFTTSPPEARSSRYATDVAKMLQIPIFHVNGESPEAVASVVRLAMDFRREFKRDVVIDMYCYRRRGHNEGDEPGFTQPIMYDAIEKRKSVHEGYLDHLLQLGGVTQEDADRIAHRRTELLEKELSAARSENYVSQAQELGGIWENYFGGLESSVADVNTGYDKAELQSLLEKQTRLPDDFNFHPKIKRLHRIRRQMAEGARSLDWASAEALAMATLSVEGYRVRLSGQDCQRGTFSHRHAVVHDIKTGETYCPLQHLAEGQAPIEIVNSPLSEAGVMGFEFGYSLDYPDGLVMWEAQFGDFVNAAQVIIDQFLVSAEDKWRRLNALVLLLPHGFEGQGPEHSSARLERFLMLSAEDNIQVCNPTTPAQYFHLLRRQVLRPWRKPLIVMSPKSLLRHPAAVSSIDAMASGRFHRVLADVSTEPRKDVSRVLLCSGKIYYELAEQREKLERNDVAILRLEQYYPFPDKALAKAIEPYGKQVPVYWVQEEPVNMGAWPMLRRDHCTRLLGRWPFEGIGRPESASPATGSRAAHQIEQERVIAEAFGEDVGQSVS; this is encoded by the coding sequence GTGGATCAGACCGACCTGCCCTGGCCCGACAGCACCAACCTCGCCTACGTCGAACAACTCTACGGGCGATACGTGCAAGACCCCGACTCGCTCGACCCGACATGGCGAGAATACTTCGACCGCTGGGCCCGCGAGGATGTGCCCACCCGCTCCAACGGCCTCGGCCCCTCCTTCCAGGCCCGCAGCATCTTCAACCCCGCCAGCCAAGCCACCAACGGCAACGGCAGTGGCAGTGGCAATGGACAGCATCATCACGGCAACGGACACCCGGCCGTGAGCCCGTCCGCCATCACCTCGCAGCCCGCCCTCAACCGCGAACTCGAACGCCAGGCCATGAGCCTCAGCTCATTGCAGGATCGCGTCGACCAGCTCATCCGAAACTACCGCGTCCGCGGGCACATCGTCGCCCAGCTCGATCCGCTGGGCACGAAACGCGAAGACCCCTCCGAACTCGACCCCGGTACGTACGGCTTCACCGACGCCGACATGGACAGGCCCTTCCACACCGCCACCATGCCCGGCCCCAACATCCGCACCCTCCGACAGATCATCGAACAGCTGCGAAACACCTACTGCCGAAACATCGGCGCGCAGTTCATGCACATCGACAACCTCGGCGTCCGCCAGTGGCTTCAAGACCGCATGGAAGCCGACGAGAACAAGGTCGATCTCTCCCGCAAAGAACAGATCCGTATCCTCACCCGCCTCACCGACGCGGTCATCTTCGAGCAGTTCATCCAGAAAAAGTTCACCGGCGCGAAAAGCTTCTCGCTCGAAGGCGCGGAAAGCCTCATCCCCCTGCTCGACCTCTCGCTGGAAAAAGCAGGCGACCAGGGCGTCCGCGAAGTGGTCATCGGCATGGCCCACCGCGGCCGACTCAACGTGCTCGCCAACATCATCGGCAAAGGCCCGCAGCAGATCTTCCGCGAGTTCGAAGACGTCGACCCCGACCGCTACATCGGACGCGGCGACGTGAAATACCACCTCGGCTACTCCGGCGACTGGCGCACCCGCCACGGCCAGAACATCCACCTCTCGCTCTGCTTCAACCCCAGCCACCTCGAATTCGTCAACCCGGTCGCCCTCGGCCGAATGCGCGCCAAGCAGGACCGCACCGGCGAAGCCACACGCGGTGAAAAAGGCATGGTCGTGCTCATCCACGGCGACGCCGCCTTCGCCGGCGAAGGCATCATCCAGGAAACGCTTAACCTCTCCAACCTCCCCGGCTACACCATCGGCGGCACGCTGCACATCGTCGTCAACAACCAGATCGGCTTCACCACCAGCCCGCCTGAAGCTCGCTCCAGCCGATACGCCACCGACGTCGCGAAGATGCTCCAGATCCCCATCTTCCACGTCAACGGCGAATCGCCCGAAGCGGTCGCCTCCGTCGTCCGCCTCGCCATGGACTTCCGACGCGAGTTCAAACGCGACGTCGTCATCGACATGTACTGCTACCGCCGCCGGGGACACAACGAAGGCGACGAGCCCGGCTTCACCCAGCCGATCATGTACGACGCCATCGAAAAGCGAAAGTCCGTCCACGAAGGCTACCTCGACCACCTGCTCCAACTCGGCGGGGTCACCCAGGAAGACGCGGACCGCATCGCCCACCGCCGCACCGAACTGCTGGAGAAAGAGCTCTCGGCCGCTCGTAGCGAAAACTACGTCAGCCAGGCCCAGGAACTCGGCGGCATTTGGGAGAACTACTTCGGCGGCCTCGAATCCAGCGTCGCCGACGTCAACACCGGCTACGACAAGGCCGAGCTGCAATCACTGCTCGAAAAACAGACCCGACTGCCCGACGATTTCAACTTCCACCCCAAGATCAAACGCCTCCACCGCATCCGCAGGCAGATGGCCGAGGGCGCACGCTCGCTCGACTGGGCCAGCGCCGAAGCCCTCGCGATGGCGACCCTGTCCGTCGAAGGCTATCGCGTCCGTCTCTCCGGGCAGGACTGTCAGCGGGGCACGTTCAGCCATCGCCACGCCGTGGTGCACGACATCAAGACCGGCGAAACCTACTGCCCCCTCCAGCACCTGGCCGAGGGACAGGCCCCGATCGAAATCGTTAACAGCCCGCTCTCCGAAGCCGGCGTCATGGGCTTTGAGTTCGGCTACAGCCTCGACTACCCCGACGGCCTGGTAATGTGGGAAGCCCAGTTCGGCGACTTCGTCAACGCGGCGCAGGTCATCATCGACCAGTTCCTCGTCTCCGCGGAAGACAAGTGGCGAAGGCTCAACGCCCTCGTCCTGCTCCTGCCGCACGGCTTCGAAGGCCAAGGCCCCGAACACTCCTCCGCACGACTCGAACGCTTCCTCATGCTCTCCGCAGAGGACAACATTCAGGTCTGCAACCCGACGACGCCAGCCCAGTATTTCCACCTGCTTCGCAGGCAAGTGCTCCGGCCCTGGCGTAAGCCGTTGATCGTGATGAGCCCCAAGAGCCTGCTCCGCCACCCCGCCGCCGTGTCGAGCATCGACGCGATGGCCAGCGGGCGGTTCCATCGCGTGCTCGCGGACGTGTCGACCGAGCCACGCAAAGACGTGTCGCGCGTGCTGCTGTGCTCGGGCAAGATCTACTACGAGCTGGCCGAGCAACGCGAAAAGCTCGAGCGCAACGACGTCGCGATCCTTCGGCTGGAGCAGTACTACCCGTTCCCCGACAAAGCGCTGGCCAAGGCGATCGAGCCCTACGGCAAGCAAGTGCCCGTCTACTGGGTGCAGGAAGAACCGGTGAACATGGGCGCCTGGCCGATGCTCCGCCGCGATCACTGCACCAGGCTGCTCGGCCGCTGGCCGTTCGAAGGCATCGGACGACCGGAGTCGGCCAGCCCGGCGACCGGGTCGCGCGCGGCCCACCAGATCGAGCAGGAGCGCGTCATCGCCGAGGCGTTCGGCGAAGACGTCGGGCAGTCGGTATCCTGA
- a CDS encoding S8 family serine peptidase, which translates to MTTPAPVGRSAPGRSAASDDRRPTGSTRTLIRLAIIAMALLLLVVGVSRAEAGYRDLMGFPELEALLGSNVPTGFGIGVTHVESAPSTGHNEFNGKFFVNVSEASTSTHATRVGRNFYGNNTSIAPGIGLDEDNPIRLYSFSDWVQSDFLRLGQNALPLQTNSRVANHSYIAATDFDSELLRRFDYVVERDDYIQVAGVNNGSTSSNQPLWSSAYNVISVGVTNGNHATGTAGVDSTYTAGRVAPTLVTPGYRHDDNEIATSWATPMVSAAVALLLETGQDASLSNNNTITNRTREINHAETSEIIRAVLMAGADRYVINPRGDSLTDYTADTTNNLDSRYGAGQMNIYNSYRILAGGEQDAGSTITTHGWDYNPAFGGDNGTASEASYFFTPGSASETELLASLVWNLDVNITPGIGPFPATFSEVLHNLDLFLYDVTLGEVLLDSSESTIHNSEHIWFDGLLVGRDYELRVVANGTFEWDYGLAWQIIPEPGTGALLLTVTLLAFRRSRRPRAA; encoded by the coding sequence ATGACCACCCCCGCCCCTGTCGGAAGGTCCGCCCCCGGCCGCAGCGCCGCATCGGACGATCGTCGGCCGACCGGTTCGACGCGCACACTCATAAGGCTTGCCATTATCGCGATGGCGCTGCTGCTGCTGGTCGTCGGCGTCAGCCGGGCCGAGGCGGGCTATCGCGACCTGATGGGCTTCCCCGAACTCGAAGCCCTGCTGGGTAGTAACGTGCCCACCGGATTCGGCATCGGCGTGACGCACGTGGAAAGTGCGCCCAGCACCGGCCACAACGAGTTCAACGGCAAATTCTTCGTGAATGTCTCCGAAGCCAGCACCAGTACGCATGCCACCCGCGTCGGTCGCAACTTCTACGGCAACAACACCTCCATCGCACCGGGCATCGGCCTGGACGAAGACAACCCCATCCGCCTCTACTCGTTCAGCGATTGGGTTCAGTCCGACTTCCTTCGCCTCGGCCAGAACGCCCTCCCCCTGCAGACCAACAGCCGGGTCGCCAATCACAGCTATATTGCCGCCACCGACTTCGACAGCGAACTGCTCCGTCGATTCGATTACGTCGTCGAGCGGGATGATTACATCCAGGTCGCCGGGGTGAACAACGGCAGTACAAGCAGCAATCAGCCGCTCTGGTCAAGTGCCTACAACGTCATCAGTGTCGGTGTGACCAACGGCAACCACGCCACTGGCACCGCGGGCGTCGACAGCACCTATACCGCCGGCCGGGTTGCGCCCACGCTTGTCACGCCCGGCTATCGCCACGACGACAATGAGATCGCCACCAGTTGGGCCACGCCCATGGTCTCCGCCGCCGTGGCGCTGCTGCTGGAAACCGGGCAGGATGCGTCGCTGTCCAACAACAACACGATCACGAACCGCACGCGCGAAATCAACCACGCTGAAACGAGCGAAATTATCCGGGCCGTGCTCATGGCCGGTGCGGATCGGTATGTCATCAACCCGCGCGGCGACAGCCTGACCGACTACACCGCCGATACCACCAACAACCTCGACAGCCGATACGGCGCGGGGCAGATGAACATTTACAACAGCTACCGCATCCTCGCCGGCGGCGAGCAGGACGCAGGCAGCACCATCACCACGCACGGCTGGGACTACAACCCGGCGTTCGGCGGCGATAACGGCACGGCGAGCGAGGCGTCGTACTTCTTCACGCCAGGCTCGGCGAGCGAAACCGAACTGCTCGCGTCGCTGGTGTGGAACCTCGACGTCAACATCACGCCCGGCATCGGGCCGTTTCCGGCGACGTTCAGCGAAGTCCTGCACAACCTCGACCTGTTTCTCTACGACGTGACCCTCGGCGAAGTCCTGCTGGACAGCTCCGAAAGCACCATCCACAACAGCGAGCACATCTGGTTCGACGGCCTCTTGGTCGGCCGAGACTACGAGCTGCGTGTGGTGGCGAACGGGACGTTCGAGTGGGATTACGGCCTCGCGTGGCAGATCATCCCCGAGCCGGGCACGGGTGCGTTGCTGTTGACCGTGACGCTGCTGGCGTTTCGCCGATCGCGTCGGCCGCGGGCGGCGTGA
- the thrS gene encoding threonine--tRNA ligase, with translation MKITLPDGSEKQYDGPVSAREVAAEIGAGLAKAAIGAKVDGVLVDADRPIAEDAKLEIVTAPRQDKKGRSKFRDEQHEKDALYLLRHSTAHVMAEAIQRIWPEAMLAYGPPLDTGFYYDIALATPISASDFEKIEAEMQKIVAEDRPFTRYELATDVGMKKLDAEGNKYKLDNAQRAIEGGAAALSWYVTGEVAGVTPRDGHPWALQDVLQQGVWEDLCQGPHVPATGLIGAFKVTSIAQSHWHGDVTSDKFQRVYGTAFFSAADLDAHMEQLEQARQRDHRVLGQRLGLFTIDEMVGQGLILWKPKGAVVRDELQKFISEHLRRQGYSQVFTPHIGKLDLFKTSGHFPYYQDSQYPPMIHHEHLKHLADEGCTCAQLSASMREGDIEGYLLKPMNCPFHIKIFDSEKRSYRDLPIRLAEFGTVYRWEQSGEIGGMTRVRGFTQDDAHLFVTEDQLDDEVAGCLELVKIVFATLGMDDYRVRVGLRDPDGTKYVGEPSQWDKAEAACKRAAAGLGVPFVAEPGEAAFYGPKIDFVVRDVIGREWQLGTVQVDYQLPQRFDLSYVGADNKSHRPVMIHRAPFGSMERFVGVLIEHFNGAFPTWLSPEQVRVLPISDKFVDYAQQVADELKAAGVRVSMDDGNDRLNAKIKVAQDAKVPYMLVVGGKDQDAGTVSVRHRSEGDLGAMPREAFVTRIGAEIAERSATVAAV, from the coding sequence ATGAAGATCACTCTGCCCGACGGCAGCGAAAAGCAGTATGACGGGCCGGTGTCGGCTCGCGAGGTGGCGGCGGAGATCGGGGCCGGGCTTGCGAAGGCGGCCATCGGCGCGAAGGTTGACGGTGTGCTGGTGGACGCGGATCGGCCGATCGCCGAGGACGCGAAGCTGGAGATCGTCACCGCGCCGCGGCAGGACAAGAAAGGCCGAAGCAAGTTCCGCGATGAACAGCATGAGAAGGATGCGCTCTACCTGCTGCGCCACTCGACGGCGCATGTGATGGCGGAGGCGATCCAGCGGATCTGGCCGGAGGCGATGCTGGCGTACGGGCCGCCGTTGGATACCGGGTTTTACTATGACATTGCGCTGGCGACGCCCATCTCGGCGAGCGACTTTGAGAAGATCGAAGCCGAGATGCAGAAGATCGTCGCGGAAGATCGGCCGTTCACGCGGTACGAGCTGGCGACGGATGTGGGGATGAAAAAGCTCGACGCGGAGGGGAACAAGTACAAGCTCGACAACGCGCAGCGGGCGATCGAAGGCGGCGCCGCGGCGCTGTCGTGGTATGTGACGGGTGAGGTTGCTGGGGTAACGCCCAGGGATGGCCATCCCTGGGCTTTGCAGGATGTGTTGCAACAGGGGGTGTGGGAAGACCTCTGCCAGGGGCCGCATGTGCCGGCGACGGGGTTGATCGGCGCGTTCAAGGTGACGAGCATCGCGCAATCGCATTGGCATGGCGATGTGACCAGCGACAAGTTTCAGCGCGTGTACGGCACGGCCTTCTTCAGCGCGGCAGACCTTGACGCACACATGGAACAGCTCGAACAAGCCAGGCAGCGCGACCATCGCGTGCTCGGCCAACGACTGGGGCTGTTCACCATCGATGAAATGGTCGGGCAGGGGCTGATCCTCTGGAAGCCCAAGGGCGCGGTGGTGCGCGACGAGCTTCAGAAGTTCATCAGCGAGCACCTGCGTCGGCAAGGCTACAGCCAGGTGTTTACGCCACACATCGGCAAGCTGGACCTCTTTAAGACGAGCGGGCATTTTCCGTATTACCAGGACAGCCAGTATCCGCCGATGATTCACCACGAGCATTTGAAGCATCTCGCAGACGAGGGGTGCACCTGTGCGCAGTTGTCCGCGTCGATGCGAGAGGGTGATATCGAAGGCTACCTGCTCAAGCCGATGAACTGCCCGTTTCACATCAAGATTTTCGACAGCGAAAAGCGCAGCTACCGCGATCTGCCGATTCGGCTGGCGGAGTTCGGCACGGTGTATCGCTGGGAGCAGTCGGGCGAGATCGGCGGCATGACCCGCGTGCGAGGGTTCACGCAGGATGATGCTCACCTGTTCGTCACCGAAGACCAGCTCGACGACGAGGTGGCGGGCTGCCTGGAGTTGGTGAAGATCGTGTTCGCGACGCTGGGCATGGACGACTATCGCGTGCGGGTCGGGCTGCGCGATCCGGACGGCACGAAATATGTCGGTGAGCCATCGCAGTGGGACAAGGCGGAGGCGGCGTGCAAGCGGGCGGCGGCGGGATTGGGTGTGCCGTTTGTCGCCGAGCCGGGCGAGGCGGCTTTTTATGGGCCGAAGATCGACTTCGTGGTGCGCGACGTGATCGGGCGGGAGTGGCAGTTGGGGACGGTGCAGGTGGATTACCAGCTGCCGCAGCGGTTTGATCTGTCGTATGTGGGTGCGGACAACAAGTCGCATCGGCCGGTGATGATCCATCGTGCGCCGTTCGGGTCGATGGAGCGGTTTGTGGGTGTGTTGATCGAGCACTTCAACGGGGCGTTTCCGACGTGGCTTTCGCCGGAGCAGGTGCGTGTGCTACCGATCAGCGACAAGTTTGTCGACTACGCGCAGCAGGTGGCGGACGAGCTGAAGGCCGCGGGCGTGCGCGTGTCGATGGACGACGGCAACGATCGGCTGAACGCGAAGATCAAGGTCGCGCAGGACGCGAAAGTGCCCTACATGCTCGTCGTCGGCGGGAAAGACCAGGATGCGGGCACGGTGAGCGTCCGGCATCGCAGCGAAGGCGACCTCGGCGCGATGCCGCGCGAGGCATTCGTGACGCGGATCGGCGCGGAGATCGCAGAACGGTCGGCGACGGTGGCGGCGGTGTGA